The following proteins are co-located in the Telopea speciosissima isolate NSW1024214 ecotype Mountain lineage chromosome 9, Tspe_v1, whole genome shotgun sequence genome:
- the LOC122639279 gene encoding stearoyl-[acyl-carrier-protein] 9-desaturase 6, chloroplastic-like: MLTPEKVELLKSLDGWAGENILPLLKPVEKSWQPHDLLPDSSLPSDEFVEQVLELRKRTAELPDDYLVVLVGDLITEEALPTYMSLLNRMEGIKDETGTNPDAWAVWIRSWTAEENRHGDLLNKYLYLSGRVNMPMIERIIQNLIGSGMVTSEITPYTGLVYASFQERATFITHGNTARLARQRGDPVLALICGTIAADEKRHENAYQMMVEKLLEVDPTDTMLAISDMLGQNITMPVHLMYDGENPNLFNHFSIVAQKLGIYTIADCADILDFLIERWKLQKLVGLNSKAHEAQDFVCGLPHKIRKVQERVEGLAQKKKPQTLRFSWIFNKELVL, translated from the exons GTGGAGCTGCTCAAATCACTTGACGGGTGGGCGGGAGAAAATATTCTGCCACTACTAAAACCAGTGGAGAAAAGCTGGCAGCCGCACGATCTCTTGCCGGACTCATCGTTGCCGTCTGATGAATTTGTGGAGCAAGTTCTGGAATTACGTAAGCGAACAGCAGAATTGCCTGATGATTACTTGGTAGTATTGGTTGGTGACTTGATCACAGAAGAGGCTTTGCCCACCTACATGTCTCTTCTCAACCGAATGGAAGGGATTAAAGATGAGACCGGAACCAACCCGGATGCTTGGGCTGTTTGGATCAGATCTTGGACCGCCGAAGAGAACCGTCACGGTGATCTGCTCAACAAGTATTTATACTTGTCTGGCCGCGTCAACATGCCTATGATCGAGCGTATTATACAGAACCTTATCGGTTCAGGCATGGTGA CATCAGAAATCACTCCATACACTGGACTCGTGTACGCATCATTCCAAGAACGAGCGACATTCATAACACATGGCAATACAGCTCGGTTGGCAAGGCAGAGAGGGGACCCTGTGCTAGCACTTATATGTGGCACGATCGCAGCGGACGAGAAACGGCATGAAAATGCCTATCAAATGATGGTGGAGAAACTATTAGAAGTGGATCCCACAGACACCATGCTAGCAATTTCTGACATGTTGGGTCAGAACATCACAATGCCAGTCCACCTGATGTACGATGGTGAGAACCCCAATCTCTTCAACCATTTCTCCATTGTCGCACAAAAACTCGGCATCTACACCATCGCAGACTGTGCGGATATATTGGACTTCCTAATTGAGCGATGGAAACTACAGAAGCTTGTGGGCCTCAACAGTAAAGCCCACGAAGCCCAGGATTTCGTTTGCGGATTACCACACAAGATTCGAAAGGTACAAGAACGAGTCGAAGGACTGGCCCAGAAGAAAAAGCCACAAACCCTGCGCTTTAGCTGGATCTTCAACAAGGAGCTCGTTCTGTAA